In a single window of the Solea solea chromosome 14, fSolSol10.1, whole genome shotgun sequence genome:
- the rpl36a gene encoding large ribosomal subunit protein eL42: protein MVNVPKTRRTYCKKCKKHQPHKVTQYKKGKDSLYAQGKRRYDRKQSGYGGQTKPIFRKKAKTTKKIVLRLECVEPNCRSKRMLAIKRCKHFELGGDKKRKGQVIQF, encoded by the exons ATG GTGAACGTCCCGAAGACCCGCAGGACGTACTGCAAGAAGTGCAAGAAGCACCAACCCCACAAAGTTACCCAGTACAAGAAGGGAAAGGACTCCCTCTACGCCCAGG GTAAGAGGAGATACGACAGAAAGCAGAGTGGTTACGGTGGCCAGACCAAGCCTATTTTCCGTAAAAAG GCTAAGACTACAAAGAAAATCGTGTTGAGGCTGGAGTGTGTGGAGCCCAACTGCAGATCCAAGAGAATGCTGGCCATCAAGAGATGCAAGCACTTCGAGTTGGGTGGTGACAAGAAGAGAAAG GGCCAGGTCATCCAGTTCTAA
- the gla gene encoding alpha-galactosidase A: MCSVMFLTGLLLFVSCAVVDALDNGLALKPTMGWLHWERFMCNVDCDKNPDNCISERLYMQMADVMVKEGWKEAGYEYVCIDDCWPSHQRDAQGRLQADPKRFPGGIKKLADYIHSKGLKLGIYSDIGKYTCAGYPGSLGYYETDALTFADWGVDLLKFDGCNMDRALVGEAYVNMSKALNTTGRSILYSCEWPLYEWPLRQPNYTAIRETCNHWRNFQDVYDSWSSIKSILDWTASHQDIIVPAAGPGGWNDPDMLVIGNFGLSHDQQESQMALWAIMAAPLLMSNDLRDICPRSKDLLQNRRIIDISQDSLGKQGYRTAKMNGYEVWERPLSQNRLAIAVMNRQEIGGPRQFTIRAAPGWKICYPKCSITQILPQYKDMGIQAPDSNIVVTVNPSGTALLTLTPISSSFERMHKRVWQDISIKDKRNTFL, from the exons ATGTGCAGCGTCATGTTTCTTACAGGACTTTTGCTTTTCGTGAGTTGTGCCGTTGTTGACGCTTTAGACAATGGTTTGGCGCTGAAGCCCACTATGGGCTGGCTTCACTGGGAGAGGTTCATGTGTAATGTCGACTGTGACAAGAATCCTGATAACTGCATCAG CGAGCGTCTCTACATGCAGATGGCAGATGTGATGGTGAAGGAGGGCTGGAAAGAGGCCGGTTACGAATACGTCTGCATCGATGACTGCTGGCCCTCACATCAACGCGATGCCCAGGGCCGCCTTCAGGCAGACCCCAAAAGATTCCCCGGGGGCATCAAGAAACTGGCTGACTAT ATTCATTCTAAGGGTCTGAAGCTGGGGATCTATTCAGATATTGGGAAATACACATGTGCAGGATACCCCGGCAGCCTGGGTTACTACGAGACAGATGCTCTGACTTTTGCGGACTGGGGTGTGGATCTGCTCAAATTTGACGGCTGCAATATGGACCGGGCCTTGGTGGGAGAAG CCTACGTAAACATGTCAAAAGCACTGAACACGACTGGGAGAAGTATCCTGTACTCCTGCGAGTGGCCTTTATACGAATGGCCTTTGCGACAG CCAAACTACACGGCCATTCGTGAGACATGTAACCACTGGCGCAACTTCCAAGACGTGTACGACTCATGGAGCTCAATCAAATCCATCTTGGACTGGACTGCTTCTCATCAAGACATCATTGTCCCTGCAGCTGGACCTGGGGGCTGGAATGACCCCGATATG CTGGTCATTGGAAACTTTGGCCTGAGTCACGACCAGCAGGAGTCTCAGATGGCATTATGGGCCATAATGGCAGCGCCTCTGCTCATGTCTAATGACCTGAGGGACATCTGTCCACGCTCCAAGGATCTGCTGCAGAACAGACGCATCATAGACATCAGCCAGGATTCACTGGGCAAGCAGGGATACCGCACTGCTAAG ATGAACGGCTATGAAGTGTGGGAGAGGCCTCTTTCTCAGAACCGACTGGCCATCGCTGTAATGAACAGACAGGAGATCGGTGGTCCTCGACAGTTCACCATCAGAGCAGCTCCTGGTTGGAAGATTTGTTACCCGAAGTGTAGCATCACACAGATCCTTCCTCAGTACAAGGATATGGGCATTCAGGCTCCAGATAGCAACATTGTGGTAACCGTCAACCCTTCAGGCACTGCACTACTTACCCTCACtcccatcagcagcagctttgagAGGATGCACAAGAGGGTGTGGCAGGACATTTCCATCAAAGACAAGCGCAACACTTTTTTGTAG